In the Helianthus annuus cultivar XRQ/B chromosome 11, HanXRQr2.0-SUNRISE, whole genome shotgun sequence genome, one interval contains:
- the LOC110890019 gene encoding RING-H2 finger protein ATL54, translating to MAAPSRHRKLTQYSSAPSPIHTPDTIEFLTCPLQCDPLYNPTHICSRECSSVCPTFCHPEYSPTLSPSTTPYATLTPPDHHRHQPFSLPLKISFLFLIATFIYTLYKFYTIWCRSRPQRTIPQPELVENQESNVVVDHPIWYIRTTGLQQSVINGLAVVKFSKVDGVGVVEGTDCTVCLTEFEEDDTLRLLPNCKHAFHVKCIDTWLRSHTNCPLCRAVIVNDSSNNDTVDATSFEESDGGLGVVGVRGGDQGEASGSSGLRIGGNDEEGGK from the coding sequence ATGGCGGCACCCAGCCGGCACCGGAAACTCACCCAATATTCCTCTGCACCATCTCCGATCCACACCCCAGACACCATCGAATTTTTAACTTGCCCGCTTCAATGCGACCCCTTATACAACCCCACCCACATCTGCTCCCGTGAATGCTCCTCCGTCTGCCCCACCTTCTGCCACCCAGAATATTCCCCTACACTATCGCCCTCCACCACCCCCTACGCCACCTTAACGCCGCCCGatcaccaccgccaccaaccGTTCTCTCTCCCCTTAAAAATCTCCTTCTTGTTCCTCATCGCCACCTTTATCTACACCctttataagttttacaccaTCTGGTGCCGATCACGACCACAACGTACGATTCCGCAGCCAGAGTTGGTGGAAAATCAAGAATCTAATGTTGTTGTTGATCACCCGATATGGTATATCAGGACAACGGGTCTTCAACAGTCCGTGATCAACGGTTTAGCCGTTGTGAAGTTTAGTAAAGTCGACGGTGTAGGAGTTGTTGAAGGGACTGATTGTACTGTTTGTTTGACTGAATTTGAAGAAGATGATACGTTAAGATTGTTGCCTAATTGTAAACATGCGTTTCATGTGAAGTGTATTGATACATGGCTTAGATCACACACAAATTGCCCCTTGTGTCGTGCCGTGATTGTTAATGATAGTAGTAATAATGATACGGTTGATGCGACGTCGTTTGAGGAGAGTGATGGTGGTTTGGGGGTTGTGGGGGTTAGGGGTGGTGATCAAGGGGAAGCTAGTGGGAGTTCTGGGTTGAGAATTGGGGGGAATGATGAAGAGGGTGGAAAATGA